From the Burkholderia ubonensis genome, one window contains:
- a CDS encoding aspartate aminotransferase family protein gives MTYRNESAWIQPAAPAARTTQARTTAEYRALDAAHHIHPFSDMGALNRAGSRVIVKADGVYLWDSDGNKIIDGMAGLWCVNVGYGRKELADAAYRQLQELPFYNTFFKTTHPPVIELSAMLAEVTPQGFNHFFYCNSGSEGNDTVLRLVHQYWRVQGQPQKKYVISRRNGYHGSTIAGATLGGMDYMHEQMPSKVEHIVHIDQPYFFGEAQAGETPEAFGLARARQLEAKILELGAENVAAFIGEPFQGAGGVIFPPSTYWPEIQRICRKYDILLVADEVIGGFGRTGEWFAHQHFGFEPDLITLAKGLTSGYVPMGAVGIHERVARPIIDNGEFNHGLTYSGHPVAAAVAVANLKLLRDEGIVARVKTDTGPYFQALMRETFARHPIVGEVHGAGLVASLQLARDPGKRERFSNGGDVGTICRDFCFNGNLIMRATGDRMLLSPPLVISRQEIDELVSKAKQAVDATAQQLGLS, from the coding sequence ATGACCTATCGCAACGAATCGGCCTGGATCCAGCCCGCCGCGCCCGCGGCCCGCACCACGCAGGCCCGCACCACCGCCGAATACCGCGCGCTCGACGCCGCGCACCACATCCATCCGTTCTCCGACATGGGCGCGCTCAATCGCGCGGGCAGCCGCGTGATCGTGAAGGCGGACGGCGTCTACCTGTGGGATTCGGACGGCAACAAGATCATCGACGGGATGGCCGGCCTGTGGTGCGTGAACGTCGGCTACGGCCGCAAGGAACTCGCCGATGCCGCGTACCGCCAGCTGCAGGAGCTGCCGTTCTACAACACGTTCTTCAAGACCACGCATCCGCCGGTGATCGAACTGTCGGCGATGCTCGCCGAAGTCACGCCGCAAGGGTTCAACCACTTCTTCTATTGCAACAGCGGCTCGGAAGGCAACGACACCGTGCTGCGCCTCGTCCATCAATACTGGCGCGTGCAGGGCCAGCCGCAAAAGAAGTACGTGATCTCGCGCCGCAACGGCTATCACGGCTCGACGATCGCGGGCGCGACGCTCGGCGGGATGGACTACATGCACGAGCAGATGCCGTCGAAGGTCGAGCACATCGTGCACATCGACCAGCCGTACTTCTTCGGCGAAGCGCAAGCCGGCGAGACGCCCGAGGCGTTCGGCCTCGCGCGTGCGCGGCAGCTCGAAGCGAAGATCCTCGAGCTCGGCGCGGAGAACGTCGCCGCGTTCATCGGCGAGCCGTTCCAGGGCGCGGGCGGCGTGATCTTCCCGCCGTCGACGTACTGGCCGGAGATCCAGCGGATCTGCCGCAAGTACGACATCCTGCTCGTCGCCGACGAGGTGATCGGCGGCTTCGGGCGCACCGGCGAATGGTTCGCGCACCAGCACTTCGGCTTCGAGCCGGACCTGATCACGCTCGCGAAGGGGCTGACGAGCGGTTACGTGCCGATGGGCGCGGTAGGCATCCACGAGCGCGTCGCGCGGCCGATCATCGACAACGGCGAATTCAACCACGGCCTCACCTACTCGGGCCATCCGGTGGCGGCGGCGGTCGCGGTCGCGAACCTGAAGCTGCTGCGCGACGAAGGCATCGTCGCGCGCGTGAAGACCGACACGGGCCCGTACTTCCAGGCGCTGATGCGCGAGACCTTCGCGCGCCATCCGATCGTCGGCGAAGTGCACGGCGCGGGCCTCGTCGCGAGCCTGCAGCTCGCGCGCGATCCGGGCAAGCGCGAGCGCTTCTCGAACGGCGGCGACGTCGGCACGATCTGCCGCGACTTCTGCTTCAACGGCAACCTGATCATGCGCGCGACCGGCGACCGGATGCTGCTGTCGCCGCCGCTCGTGATCTCGCGCCAGGAAATCGATGAACTCGTGTCGAAGGCGAAGCAGGCCGTCGATGCGACCGCCCAGCAGCTGGGTCTTTCGTAA
- a CDS encoding glutamine synthetase family protein encodes MQDIDEFLKKHRITEIEAIIPDMAGIARGKITPRNKFTSGESMRLPQAVMVQTVTGEYPEDGSLTGVTDPDMVCVPDTSTIRLIPWAVDPTAQVIHDCVHFDGSPVEISPRYVLRRVLELYKAKGWKPVVAPELEFYLVDMNKDPDLPLRPPVGRTGRPETGRQSYSIEAVNEFDPLFEDIYEYCEMQNLDIDTLIHEVGAAQMEINFMHGDALSLADQVFLFKRTVREAALRHNMYATFMAKPMEGEPGSAMHVHQSIVDEETGHNLFTSKETGGATSMFYNFLAGLQKYTPALMPIFAPYINSYRRLSRFMAAPINVQWGYDNRTVGFRIPHSGPAARRIENRIPGVDCNPYLALAATLAAGYLGMTQRLEPTEPLVSDGYDLPYQLPRNLEEGLTLMAACEPIGEILGHKFLKAYFALKETEYEAFFRVISSWERKHLLLHV; translated from the coding sequence ATGCAAGACATCGACGAATTCCTGAAGAAACACCGGATCACCGAGATCGAGGCGATCATCCCCGACATGGCCGGCATCGCGCGCGGCAAGATCACGCCGCGCAACAAGTTCACGTCCGGCGAATCGATGCGCCTGCCGCAGGCCGTGATGGTGCAGACCGTCACCGGCGAATATCCGGAAGACGGCTCGCTGACCGGCGTGACCGACCCCGACATGGTGTGCGTGCCCGACACGTCGACGATCCGCCTGATCCCGTGGGCGGTCGACCCGACCGCGCAGGTGATCCACGACTGCGTGCACTTCGACGGCTCGCCGGTCGAGATCTCGCCGCGCTACGTGCTGCGCCGCGTGCTCGAGCTGTACAAGGCGAAGGGCTGGAAGCCGGTGGTCGCGCCCGAGCTCGAGTTCTACCTGGTCGACATGAACAAGGATCCGGACCTGCCGCTGCGTCCGCCGGTCGGCCGCACCGGCCGCCCGGAGACGGGCCGCCAGTCGTATTCGATCGAGGCCGTCAACGAGTTCGATCCGCTGTTCGAGGACATCTACGAGTACTGCGAAATGCAAAACCTCGACATCGACACGCTGATCCACGAAGTCGGCGCCGCGCAAATGGAGATCAACTTCATGCACGGCGACGCGCTGTCGCTCGCGGACCAGGTGTTCCTGTTCAAGCGCACGGTGCGCGAAGCGGCGCTGCGGCACAACATGTACGCGACGTTCATGGCGAAGCCGATGGAGGGCGAGCCCGGTTCGGCGATGCACGTGCACCAGAGCATCGTCGACGAGGAAACCGGCCACAACCTGTTCACGTCGAAGGAGACCGGCGGCGCGACGTCGATGTTCTACAACTTCCTCGCGGGCCTGCAGAAATACACGCCGGCGCTGATGCCGATCTTCGCGCCGTACATCAACTCGTACCGCCGGCTGTCGCGCTTCATGGCCGCGCCGATCAACGTGCAGTGGGGCTACGACAACCGCACGGTCGGCTTCCGCATTCCGCACTCGGGCCCGGCCGCGCGCCGCATCGAGAACCGCATTCCGGGCGTCGACTGCAACCCGTACCTCGCACTCGCCGCGACGCTCGCCGCCGGCTATCTCGGGATGACGCAGCGGCTCGAACCGACCGAGCCGCTCGTCAGCGACGGCTACGACCTGCCGTACCAGCTGCCGCGCAACCTCGAGGAAGGGCTGACGCTGATGGCCGCGTGCGAGCCGATCGGCGAGATCCTCGGCCACAAGTTCCTGAAGGCGTACTTCGCGCTGAAGGAAACCGAATACGAAGCGTTCTTCCGCGTGATCAGCTCGTGGGAACGCAAGCATCTGCTGCTGCACGTGTGA
- a CDS encoding gamma-glutamyl-gamma-aminobutyrate hydrolase family protein: MERKPLVGITADMTQIGSHPSHTVGDKYVAAVVDGAHALAMVLPALGERQSVDDIVDAVDGLLFTGSYSNVEPHRYGGEPSAPGTKHDAARDATTLPLLRAAIAAGVPVLALCRGFQELNVVFGGTLHQRVHEVPGLADHREDDDAPLDTQYGPAHAVRLTPGGVLHALADGRDEVRVNSLHKQGIAQLGAGLAIEAVAPDGLVEAVSVAGAAAFALAVQWHPEWRHAHDPLSTAIFRAFGDACRARRDARARAGAAAALA; this comes from the coding sequence ATGGAAAGGAAACCCCTCGTCGGCATCACCGCCGACATGACGCAAATCGGCTCGCATCCGTCGCATACCGTCGGCGACAAGTATGTCGCCGCCGTCGTCGACGGCGCCCATGCGCTCGCGATGGTGCTGCCCGCGCTCGGCGAGCGCCAGTCGGTCGACGACATCGTCGATGCGGTCGACGGGCTGCTGTTCACCGGCAGCTATTCGAACGTCGAGCCGCATCGCTACGGCGGCGAACCGAGCGCGCCCGGCACGAAGCACGACGCCGCGCGCGACGCGACGACGCTGCCGCTGCTGCGCGCGGCGATTGCGGCCGGCGTGCCCGTGCTCGCGTTGTGCCGCGGCTTCCAGGAGCTGAACGTCGTGTTCGGCGGCACGCTGCATCAGCGCGTGCACGAAGTGCCGGGCCTCGCCGATCACCGCGAGGACGACGACGCGCCGCTCGACACGCAATACGGCCCCGCGCACGCGGTGCGCCTGACGCCCGGCGGCGTGCTGCACGCACTCGCGGACGGCCGCGACGAAGTGCGCGTGAATTCGCTGCACAAGCAGGGCATCGCGCAGCTCGGCGCCGGCCTCGCGATCGAGGCGGTCGCGCCGGACGGCCTGGTCGAGGCCGTGAGCGTCGCCGGCGCCGCCGCGTTCGCGCTCGCCGTGCAATGGCATCCGGAATGGCGGCATGCGCACGACCCGCTGTCGACCGCGATCTTTCGCGCGTTCGGCGACGCGTGCCGCGCCCGCCGGGACGCCCGCGCACGCGCCGGGGCCGCCGCCGCGCTCGCATGA
- a CDS encoding cupin domain-containing protein, producing MSTEVAERLRYVRNKHGLSQRELAKRAGVTNGTISLIEQGRVSPSVGSLKKLLECIPMSLAEFFTFELVESRTVVSRRDEMPNLGNDALAFHLVGAGVKDRNMCIMREVYQPHADTGPEMLAHAGHEGGVVVSGRLELTVDGATWLLDPGDGYYFESRLPHRFRNPSAEQVCEVVSANSPPTF from the coding sequence ATGTCCACCGAAGTCGCCGAGCGACTGCGCTACGTGCGCAACAAGCATGGGCTGTCGCAGCGCGAGCTCGCGAAGCGGGCCGGCGTGACCAACGGCACGATCTCGCTGATCGAGCAGGGCCGCGTGAGCCCGTCGGTCGGCTCGCTGAAGAAGCTGCTCGAATGCATCCCGATGAGCCTCGCGGAATTCTTCACGTTCGAGCTCGTCGAATCGCGCACCGTGGTGTCGCGCCGCGACGAGATGCCGAACCTCGGCAACGACGCGCTCGCGTTTCATCTGGTCGGCGCGGGCGTGAAGGACCGCAACATGTGCATCATGCGCGAGGTCTACCAGCCGCACGCGGACACCGGGCCCGAGATGCTCGCGCATGCCGGGCACGAAGGCGGCGTCGTCGTGTCGGGCCGGCTCGAGCTCACCGTCGACGGCGCGACCTGGCTGCTCGATCCCGGAGACGGCTACTACTTCGAAAGCCGTTTGCCGCACCGTTTTCGCAATCCCAGCGCGGAGCAAGTCTGCGAGGTCGTCTCGGCCAACTCGCCGCCGACCTTCTGA